The DNA segment TGCTACACTTGATCCTAAGACGCGTCAAATACAAATTAATGAAGGCTTCAATCTAATTTTATCGGATACGGTTGGATTCATTCAGAAGTTGCCAACAACATTAATTGCCGCGTTTAAATCTACATTGGAAGAAGCGAAAGATGCTGATCTTTTGCTACATGTCGTGGATCGCAGTCATCCAGAATACCGTATTCAATATGAAACGGTAAATGAAATTATTAAAGATCTAGATATGGGAGATATACCACAAGCGGTGATATACAATAAAAAGGATTTATGTACAGAGGTAGAGCCTCCAGCTTCTCCTTCATCTATTTTTGTTTCTACTACAAATCAAGAAGATATTCAAAAAGTGAAAGACTTTTTATTCGAGCAAATTAAACAAACGCTCACATACTATGAAGAACATGTAGCAAGTGCTGATGCCGAAAGATTGTATTATTTAAAGCAACATACTTTAGTGAGTGAGTTAAACTTTGATGAAGATAATGAACAATTTATTATTAAAGGCTATAAAAATGATTAAAGGAAGTTATACATCATGACTGAAATAAAGAAGTTAATAAATGAAGTTGAAACAACATTAGCACCGTATTTTAAAGAGATAGAAACAATCGCATATGAAAATCAAGAAAAGGTCTTAGATGCATTCCATGCAGTGAAAGCAACAGAAAGTGACTTACAAGGTACAACAGGTTATGGTTATGATGACCTCGGCCGTGATCATTTAGAAGAAATATATGCTCGTACTTTTAAAGCTGAAGATGCGATTGTAAGACCTCAGATTATTTCAGGCACGCATGCGATTACTATTGCTTTGCAAAGCACTTTGAAATATGGTGATGAATTATTATATATCACTGGTGATCCATATGATACTTTATTAGAAGTCATCGGTATAAATGGTAATGGTATTGAAAGTTTGCAGGAACACGGTGTGAGCTATAATAAAGTTGACTTAAACAAGGGTACCATTGATGTTGACCGTGTATTACGATCGATAAATGACAAAACTAAAATGATTGCCATACAACGATCAAAGGGCTATGATCAACGCCCATCAATAGGGTTAAATGAAATTGAAGCGGCAATAGAAAAAATCAAGACACATTACCCTAATATTATTATCTTTGTAGATAATTGTTATGGAGAATTTGTAGAACGTCGTGAACCGATTGAATGTGGAGCTGACTTAATTGCTGGTTCACTTATTAAAAATCCAGGTGGCGGGTTAGCTAAAATTGGGGGTTATATTGCCGGTAAAGCATCATTAATCGAACGTTGTGGCTATCGCCTCACAGCACCAGGTATAGGTAAAGAAGCAGGTGCTTCATTGAATTCATTACAAGAAATGTATCAAGGATTTTTCTTAGCGCCACACGTTGTAAGCCAAAGTTTGAAAGGTGCACTATTCACAAGTTTATTATTAGAGAAAATGAACATGCGAACAAACCCTAAATATGACGCACCGAGAACCGATTTAATTCAAACGGTTGAATTTGATACAAAAGAACAAATGATTCAATTTTGCCAAAGCATACAACATGCTTCACCAATTAATGCACACTTTAGCCCTGAACCTGCCTATATGCCAGGATATGAAGATGATGTCATTATGGCTGCAGGTACTTTTGTGCAAGGGTCCTCTATTGAACTTTCGGCAGACGGACCTATTCGACCACCATATGAAGCCTACGTACAAGGTGGTTTAACATATGAACACGTTAAACTTGCAGTATCTAGAGCAGCAGAAAGACTTCAAAAAGAGCAATTAATTTAATAACGTATTATAATGTCAGATGTAAAATCCATATTTTCACGAAAAATTTACGTTAATTATTCGTGAATGAATATGGATTTTTTTAATTTTTTAACATAACTTTCGGTTGTTTTTTTATCTGAAATAAAAATTAGCTTTTGAATCACAGTTATATCAACGTTTTGGCAATGATGTTAGAAAACCTGACATATTTTTGAAATTGCATGTTGAATGTGCTAAATTAAATACAAGTTCAAAAGTAGAGGTGATAGGAATGCAGTCCAATGATACATTAAGACGAAATATGCCTGTCTTCTCTATGAGTGTTGTCACAAAGTTAAGCGAATTATCTGCGAGACAAATTCGTTACTATGAAACACATGAACTAATTAAACCTCAACGTTCAGAAGGGAATAAACGACTTTTTTCATTAAATGATTTGGAACGCCTTTTAGAAATAAAAAGCCTCATTGAAAAAGGCTTTAATATGAGAGGCATAAAACAAATCATACATAATGAACAAGAACATCTCTCTGACGATGAACAACTAACACGGAAAAAAATGATAGTAGAAGCTACACAGAAACCGCAACGAGAAGCGATTCCGATAAATCGTGGTGATTTATCACGTTTTATCAAAAAATAGACTGGAGGACATAGATTATGCCAGAACGTACTTTTAGTAAAGAAGATATTCAAAAGTTTGCTAAGGAAGAAAACGTAAGATACTTACGTCTACAATTTACAGATATTTTAGGTATCATTAAAAATGTAGAGGTTCCAGTAAGTCAATTAGATAAAGTATTAAACAACGAAATGATGTTCGACGGATCTTCAATTGAAGGTTTCGTTCGTATCGAAGAATCAGATATGTATTTATACCCAGATTTAGATACATGGGTAATCTTCCCATGGACAGCTGGACAAGGTAAAGTTGCGCGTTTAATCTGTGATGTTTATAAAACTGACGGTACACCATTCGAAGGTGACCCTCGTGCTAATTTAAAACGTGTTTTAGATGAAATGCAAGAATTAGGTTACACAGATATCAATCTTGGACCTGAGCCAGAATTCTTCTTATTCAAATTAGATGAAAAAGGTGAACCTACTTTAGAATTAAACGATGACGGTGGATACTTCGACCTTGCACCTACAGACTTAGGTGAAAATTGTCGACGTGATATCGTATTAGAATTAGAAGACATGGGCTTCGACATCGAAGCAAGTCACCACGAAGTAGCGCCTGGTCAGCACGAAATTGATTTCAAATATGCTGATGCAATTACAGCTTGTGACAACATCCAAACATTCAAATTAGTTGTAAAAACAATCGCGCGTCAACATAACTTACATGCAACGTTTATGCCAAAACCATTATTCGGTGTGAACGGTAGTGGTATGCACTTCAACGTATCACTATTCAAAGGTGATGAAAATGCATTCTACGATCCAAATGGCGACATGCAAATGACAGACGATGCATTCCACTTCTTAGCTGGTATTATGAAAAATGCACGTGGATTCACTGCAGTATGTAACCCACTTGTAAATTCATATAAACGTTTAGTACCTGGTTACGAAGCACCTTGTTACATTGCTTGGAGTGGTAAGAACCGTTCTCCATTAATTCGTGTACCATCTTCTCGTGGGTTATCAACACGTGTTGAGGTACGTTCAGTAGACCCAGCAGCTAACCCTTACTTAGCACTTGCAGCTATCTTAAAAGCAGGTCTAGACGGTATTAAAAATAAATTAGAAGTACCTGAACCAGTAAATCAAAACATTTATGAAATGAATCGTGAAGAACGTGAAGCGGTTGGTATCCAAGATTTACCTTCTACTTTATATACAGCAATTAAAGCTATGAAAGACAATGAATCTATTAAAGATGCATTAGGTAACCATATTTATAATCAATTCGTTAACTCAAAATCAATCGAATGGGATTATTACAGAACTCAAGTTTCTGAATGGGAAAGAGAACAATATATTAAACAATACTAGGTGCTAAACAAGAGGGAAAATTACTGATAATAAGCGATTCGTGTTATTCAATTTGGATAATGCGAATCGTTTTTTTGTACCCACATATATTTTGGAGTCATTTGGGTGCAAAATGGGTACAATAACTATATAGTGAAATTAAATTAAGAAATGGGACAGAGATTTCGTATTCCCACTCAATGTTAAAGAGTCTGAAGCATCTATTTTTGTCTTAGACTCATATAAAAATAGTATTTTTTATAATGAAAATTTAATAAAGGAGACGTGCCATATGCAACAAGTTAAATTAATGACAGTAAATGCTAGTGAACTTACACAATTAGAGCAAAAGATAAATGAAATGCTCGGACAAGAAGAACTTTCAAATTATAAATTACTAGATTCTACAATTAATCAACAAAGTATCACTAAGTTTTCAGCTGAAGAACAAGAATTTAATGCGATTCTAACATTTGTGAAAGAAGCTTAAATAAAAATAAAGAGATAAAAAGAGCGATGCCAGAAATCCATTATTTTTTAATGATTTCTGGCATCGCTGTAACTTTATTTATTGTTCTTTTTTTTTATAATCGATTGCACCATTACTATTATAAAACCGACGAAAATCCCTAAGAAAACTGCAACAACAGCAGAAACTAATAAAGGTAATTGAAACTGTACTTGTAATATGATTCCAATAATAATTGCAACTATAATTGCAATAGTAGAAACTAAATTTTCATTTTTCATAATTAACACGTTCACTCCTAACATAACTATTATATATGAAGATATTATTGAAATAAAGCGAGTCTATTTTAGACTAATCGAAAGTTGATTGGTTAAGTTATTAGTTATTGACGTATAAAAAAGATTTATTTATGATAATTTGGAATGTTTTTTTAAAGAGGAGTAAAAATGAAAAATTCGAAAAAAATAATAGCAATTGTTAGTTTAATTATCATTGTAGGTGTATTATTTTTCCAAATTATTAACCATTCTGGTCCATTTAAAGGAAATCATACTGGCACAAAAGACAAAAAGTCAATGGATCGCGTTCATGTGGACAGAGTGGTAGATGGTGATACTTTTGTAGCGCATGACCAACAACATCATAAACTTAAAGTGAGACTCATTGGAGTTGATACACCTGAGACAGTGAAACCACATACAGCTGTTCAACCATATGGTAAGAAGGCGTCTAATTATAGTAAATCACATCTAACAAACAAGAATGTATACTTAGAATATGATCAAGAGAAACATGACCAGTATGGACGAACGTTAGCTTACGTGTGGATGGATAAAAAGAACATGTATAATCAAGAGTTAATTGAAAAAGGACTGGCTCGAGAAAAATACTATGCGCCGAATAATAAATATAGAAGTCTGTTAGAAAAAGAAGAACGCCATGCTCAACAAAAAAATATTAACATCTGGGCTTCATAATAAGTAACAATTTTTCACAAAGGCTTTTGTGTAAATGAAGAAGAGATAGTATACGACAACTGATTCGATAATGCAGTATCCTCAGTTTGTGCGTATAAAAAACCCAACCTCACTATATGAGATTGGGTTTTTTATTAGTCACTTATACTTAATGAAACTGTGCAACGATATTATCAAATTCTTCATTAGATAGACCTGTTTTTGATTGATTAATTGTTTCACCAATTACGTTTCTTAATGATGATTTTGAAGAAACTGTTTCGGCATTGTTTTCTTTTTCTTTAGGTCCTTCAATAATATTTACACTACCATCAGTAAAGTAAACTAATCCGACACTCTTGATTTTAGATGATAAATTTTGATCGAGTTTAT comes from the Staphylococcus hsinchuensis genome and includes:
- a CDS encoding aminotransferase class I/II-fold pyridoxal phosphate-dependent enzyme, whose amino-acid sequence is MTEIKKLINEVETTLAPYFKEIETIAYENQEKVLDAFHAVKATESDLQGTTGYGYDDLGRDHLEEIYARTFKAEDAIVRPQIISGTHAITIALQSTLKYGDELLYITGDPYDTLLEVIGINGNGIESLQEHGVSYNKVDLNKGTIDVDRVLRSINDKTKMIAIQRSKGYDQRPSIGLNEIEAAIEKIKTHYPNIIIFVDNCYGEFVERREPIECGADLIAGSLIKNPGGGLAKIGGYIAGKASLIERCGYRLTAPGIGKEAGASLNSLQEMYQGFFLAPHVVSQSLKGALFTSLLLEKMNMRTNPKYDAPRTDLIQTVEFDTKEQMIQFCQSIQHASPINAHFSPEPAYMPGYEDDVIMAAGTFVQGSSIELSADGPIRPPYEAYVQGGLTYEHVKLAVSRAAERLQKEQLI
- a CDS encoding MerR family transcriptional regulator, producing the protein MQSNDTLRRNMPVFSMSVVTKLSELSARQIRYYETHELIKPQRSEGNKRLFSLNDLERLLEIKSLIEKGFNMRGIKQIIHNEQEHLSDDEQLTRKKMIVEATQKPQREAIPINRGDLSRFIKK
- the glnA gene encoding type I glutamate--ammonia ligase, which gives rise to MPERTFSKEDIQKFAKEENVRYLRLQFTDILGIIKNVEVPVSQLDKVLNNEMMFDGSSIEGFVRIEESDMYLYPDLDTWVIFPWTAGQGKVARLICDVYKTDGTPFEGDPRANLKRVLDEMQELGYTDINLGPEPEFFLFKLDEKGEPTLELNDDGGYFDLAPTDLGENCRRDIVLELEDMGFDIEASHHEVAPGQHEIDFKYADAITACDNIQTFKLVVKTIARQHNLHATFMPKPLFGVNGSGMHFNVSLFKGDENAFYDPNGDMQMTDDAFHFLAGIMKNARGFTAVCNPLVNSYKRLVPGYEAPCYIAWSGKNRSPLIRVPSSRGLSTRVEVRSVDPAANPYLALAAILKAGLDGIKNKLEVPEPVNQNIYEMNREEREAVGIQDLPSTLYTAIKAMKDNESIKDALGNHIYNQFVNSKSIEWDYYRTQVSEWEREQYIKQY
- a CDS encoding LapA family protein; the encoded protein is MKNENLVSTIAIIVAIIIGIILQVQFQLPLLVSAVVAVFLGIFVGFIIVMVQSIIKKKNNK
- the nucI gene encoding thermonuclease NucI produces the protein MKNSKKIIAIVSLIIIVGVLFFQIINHSGPFKGNHTGTKDKKSMDRVHVDRVVDGDTFVAHDQQHHKLKVRLIGVDTPETVKPHTAVQPYGKKASNYSKSHLTNKNVYLEYDQEKHDQYGRTLAYVWMDKKNMYNQELIEKGLAREKYYAPNNKYRSLLEKEERHAQQKNINIWAS